GAACGAGCCGTAGAACTGAATTGACCTAAGTCGTTCTGTACCAACGCTTCTCAGCGATCACTTCTCCTAAAGGGGGCCTGCACACGACCGGGCCCCTTTTTTTATGCGCTAATTCGATCCGTTTGGCACGCTTGATCCCCTCTTGGCATGGTCGCAGCCTGATCCGTAACCTACGCGATATGCCTGTTGAAGGTGATTCGAAAGCGCCGATCCTGATTGCAACGATTGGCTTGCTTCAACTGCTCGTTCGATGGATCGAACTATGAATAAGACGTCCGCCTGTATTGTCGTGATGCTGTCTCTGACAGCCATTGTGTGTCTGCCCGGTTGCCGGGGCCGCCAGCATGCTCATGTGCTGACGAAGAATGACGAGGACATGGTCGGCAGCCACGAAGCGGGGGCTGAAACATGGAAGCCGCTGATCAACGAAGCCGTTGCCAAGATGCTTGGGCGAGCCTGCATGGACGTGCAGACTGTGTCTTACACCGAACCAGGCGGACTACCGGTTCGCAAGGTCTGCTTTGTCGGTGTTGAAAACAAAAGCAGCGAACCCATCGGAGATTTCCGAGAGCAAATCTACGAGCACATTGATTCTCAAATCGGGCAGGCGGATCACTTCCGGATGATCAGCCGCCGCTACGTCGAAGCGGCGATGGCGGAATGCCGCTGCCGCCCTGACCTCTTGGTTCTACCGGCCAAACAACGAGAACTTCAGGCCGCGCTGGAACGAGCTGACCAGCCGTTCGACTTTCTGCTGTTCGCTCAAATTACATCCGGGACGACTCGAAGCAACAAAGACTACCAGCGTGACTACCTGTTGACGCTTGAGTTGCTGGACGTCCACTCCGGCGAAGCACTGAAAGAATCAGCGACGCTGCGCAAGGGATATCACAAATCGAAACTCGGCGAGTTGCGTCATTACGGTCGGTAAGGCATGCAAAGAATTGCCCACGTAGCGAACGCGAGAATGCCGTTACACGTCGCTGGATTGGCGCTATGCGTGTTCTTCTGCGGCTGCCAAACGGCTGCGAAACAGCAGCTTGCCGCTATTGCTCGATTTGACGAAGGTAAAC
This DNA window, taken from Fuerstiella marisgermanici, encodes the following:
- a CDS encoding penicillin-binding protein activator LpoB, with product MNKTSACIVVMLSLTAIVCLPGCRGRQHAHVLTKNDEDMVGSHEAGAETWKPLINEAVAKMLGRACMDVQTVSYTEPGGLPVRKVCFVGVENKSSEPIGDFREQIYEHIDSQIGQADHFRMISRRYVEAAMAECRCRPDLLVLPAKQRELQAALERADQPFDFLLFAQITSGTTRSNKDYQRDYLLTLELLDVHSGEALKESATLRKGYHKSKLGELRHYGR